One part of the Perognathus longimembris pacificus isolate PPM17 chromosome 10, ASM2315922v1, whole genome shotgun sequence genome encodes these proteins:
- the Nkiras1 gene encoding NF-kappa-B inhibitor-interacting Ras-like protein 1 isoform X2: MGKGCKVVVCGLLSVGKTAILEQLLYGNHTIGMEDCETMEDVYMASVETDRGVKEQLHLYDTRGLQDGVELPKHYFSFADGFVLVYSVNNLESFQRVELLKKEIDKFKDKKEVAIVVLGNKLDLSEQRQVDAEVAQQWAKSEKVRLWEVTVTDRKTLIEPFTLLASKLSQPQSKSSFPLPGRKNKGNSSSEN, encoded by the exons ATGGGAAAGGGCTGCAAGGTTGTGGTTTGTGGATTGTTATCTGTGGGGAAAACAgcaattttggagcagctcctttaTGGAAATCACACCATTG GAATGGAAGACTGTGAGACGATGGAGGATGTGTACATGGCTTCTGTGGAGACAGATCGGGGCGTCAAGGAGCAGTTGCACCTCTATGACACCAGAGGCTTGCAGGATGGGGTGGAGCTGCCAAAACATTACTTTTCCTTCGCTGATGGCTTTGTCCTAGTGTACAGTGTGAATAACCTTGAATCCTTTCAAAGAGTAGAGCTTCTGAAGAAAGAAATCGATAAGTTCAAGGACAAAAAAGAG GTAGCCATTGTTGTATTAGGAAACAAACTTGACCTTTCTGAGCAGAGGCAAGTGGACGCTGAAGTGGCACAGCAgtgggcaaaaagtgagaaagTAAGACTGTGGGAAGTGACTGTGACCGACCGGAAAACTCTGATTGAGCCATTCACTTTACTAGCCAGTAAGCTCTCCCAGCCCCAGAGCAAATCCAGCTTCCCTTTGcctggaaggaaaaacaaagggaACTCTAGCTCTGAGAACTAA
- the Nkiras1 gene encoding NF-kappa-B inhibitor-interacting Ras-like protein 1 isoform X1 encodes MGKGCKVVVCGLLSVGKTAILEQLLYGNHTIEPSRDRKRSRCSKGMEDCETMEDVYMASVETDRGVKEQLHLYDTRGLQDGVELPKHYFSFADGFVLVYSVNNLESFQRVELLKKEIDKFKDKKEVAIVVLGNKLDLSEQRQVDAEVAQQWAKSEKVRLWEVTVTDRKTLIEPFTLLASKLSQPQSKSSFPLPGRKNKGNSSSEN; translated from the exons ATGGGAAAGGGCTGCAAGGTTGTGGTTTGTGGATTGTTATCTGTGGGGAAAACAgcaattttggagcagctcctttaTGGAAATCACACCATTG AGCCCAGTAGGGACAGAAAGAGAAGCAGGTGTTCCAAGG GAATGGAAGACTGTGAGACGATGGAGGATGTGTACATGGCTTCTGTGGAGACAGATCGGGGCGTCAAGGAGCAGTTGCACCTCTATGACACCAGAGGCTTGCAGGATGGGGTGGAGCTGCCAAAACATTACTTTTCCTTCGCTGATGGCTTTGTCCTAGTGTACAGTGTGAATAACCTTGAATCCTTTCAAAGAGTAGAGCTTCTGAAGAAAGAAATCGATAAGTTCAAGGACAAAAAAGAG GTAGCCATTGTTGTATTAGGAAACAAACTTGACCTTTCTGAGCAGAGGCAAGTGGACGCTGAAGTGGCACAGCAgtgggcaaaaagtgagaaagTAAGACTGTGGGAAGTGACTGTGACCGACCGGAAAACTCTGATTGAGCCATTCACTTTACTAGCCAGTAAGCTCTCCCAGCCCCAGAGCAAATCCAGCTTCCCTTTGcctggaaggaaaaacaaagggaACTCTAGCTCTGAGAACTAA